The nucleotide sequence GAAGACGGGGAACAATTCAAGAGACGTTCAGATGACGAAGAAGACGTTTTGATATTGAATCTGGCAAGTACAGATGTTCACGATGGGGCATGCTTCACCCCGAATATCCATATGATTGGTTACGATCGGGAAGATCAGGAAGAACCAATCGGTGATCAGAAGGATCACAATGATTCAATCGAACAAACGGAATACTACGATTCCGGTGGTGACTGCAACGATAAAGAAGATGAAGACTCGTATATCTTCGTAACTGAAAGCGATATGCAAGATGATGTTCCGATGACCCGAACCGTTCATGAAGACAAGAATATTATGAAAAGAACCGTTCGTTTGAAGGAAGATGAATCAGGGTATAAGATTATGTCGACCAACGACCGCTGGGCAGTAGTGGAAAACGATGTGGGTTATGAATATGATATTGTAGAACTGATGAGGACATTGTATGCCATGTATCAGGACATATTAATCTATTACTACAAGTTCAGGGCTGTGCAAGGAAAAGCGATAGATAAGGAAATGGTGGAACAAGACAAAGGTTCATCGGATCTCTGCCATGAAGAAGGAAAAGGGACGGAGATATTCAAGATGAAGAGGCGATCCATCACTATGCTTTGTTTGCCGGTAATGACTGGGAAGGGATGAAGAAGATGCAGGCAAAACGACCCGGAATGTCCTCATACATGCTTCTAAACATAATTAAGTTTAGGGGAGTATGTTAGATTATAAACTTAATTATGTATGTTTATTATGTATTTTAGGATGTTTTAGTTTATTACGTAATTAATTATCGAACCGAGATGACGAATTGGTGGCACCGTTTCATATAGCGGTTATTCACGCCAATTCTTACAACCGTCATTCTCATaggtatatatatgtattaaccGATAACATTTCAGGTTACCAAGACAATTTCATTTCCTTCGGAATTGTCCAAAACTGTTTCTCCTTTCGTTCCCCTATTCCACTCTGTTTTGTGTGTGTAATCATAACACAATGAAAACCAATTCTTCGAACACCGgtaatgcttccgctgatatgAAACTGGATGTCCAACAACGATGAAGACGCATAGTTCTTGGAGAAAACAATGATGTATATTCTCGAGTCTTCTATGGATCTCATGAGCTGATCATTGATCCTTTTCCCTTGATTTTTTCATCGTCTTTGTAAGTGGTAATGCCTCTACGGTCAAGAGCATGATAGAGATGATCAACAAAGGTCTTACGGGTGTCTTCACCCCTGAAACTCAAAAATACATCATACTTGAACCTCTTTCTAACAGAGCCTTTTGAAATTTCCCTAACGTCCTCAACAAAGCTTTCACCTCCCATCCCTTGGACCCCAATCACCTGGGTTTCCATGCCTACTAATTTCCCATCAACACTCAAATTAAAGAATTTTAGATTTAGCGAAGCCTCTTCAACAATTTGTTGGACAAATTTAGCTTCGTGCCTGTGTATTAAAAAAGATTCAGTTAATGTTTGTACTTTGTATCCCACATGAAACCTACGATGAGATGGATGTTCCTGTTAAACAGAGATTTAAAAGAAAGAGAAGTGAAGAATATACCCATTGAAAGTGTTCTTTAACTCCATCCCAGCCAGGCTAGCTGCTTCTTTGAGAGCATTTCTCCATCTTCCAACATTATCTTCCTTTTCCTGTTTGGCAAAGTCCAAATCTTTCTTAATATTAACAAATCAAGAAACTTATTCTACTCTAAAACATAAGTCACATCAGTAACAAATACAATTGCAATGATAAAGATGTTACCAGATCTACATCTTCTGACGTCCTCTTCCTCTTCCTTGTGAACAGTTTAAAGAAGGAGAACATCCCGCTTCCCTTTTCATGTTTAGCAACAAGTTTGGAAAATGCTTCTCCAACTAGCCCACTTTGGTTGCCGACTTCAGTAGGTTCCACATCAAAGAAGACGGGGTAAGCAGTCTGCTCGGCTGTCTTCTGGCACTTGATAATCTCCACCAACTCGTCTAAGCAGCATGATGAAGATGCATAGTTCTTGGAGAATACAACTATGTGAAACCTCGAGTCTTGAATAGATCGGATGAGCTGATCATGTATCCTTCCCTCTTTCTCGATTTTTTCATCAGCTTTGTAAGTTGTAATACCTTTCTCCAGAAGAGCATGATAGAGAGGATCAACATAGGTCGTAAGGGTGTCTTCACCCATGAAACTCAAAAAGACATCGTACTTGAAGCTCTTTTGAATGGATGAAGTTGAAGTAGATGCCATTGATCAATGTATGCTTCAAATATGGAAGAAAATACAATCTTTATTAGTTGGGAGAAAGAAATCTGTATGAACTGAATGGATGAGGAAAAAGTGTGTGGTAGTGTGGAGAAAGTGAAGCCACTTGTTTGGTTTAGATAAAATAAAGAGTACGATTATTATCTGAATTTTCAACGAAAAGATTAGGAAGTTTCTGTGAAATTTTAATAGTCATTATCGTTTCTTTAGGTCTCGACCCAACTTACAAGTTAGACAAAAATGAAAGGTATTCAAATAAAGTTTCGTATTTTTTTAGTTATGACTCATAAGGtgaagttttatttattttttattttatttgtagtTTATTAACCTTTAGATACTGGATTAAAATTTTAGTATAACTTGACTATCATTGTTAAGCAGCAACCGAATAAAAACGCGTAACACCCAGTGACTCACCTGATATCAACATTCTCTTCAGCAAATCAGTTGAACACCACAGCTGTCAGTGCACATATAATGAATACAACTAGATGGATAATTACAAGAAGTATTATATAACAAAAATTAAAAGAGATCTATatgtaggtcccgaaatcggaggatcgatttacacaaccaaacccttgtttataacaaacaaagttaagtgtgcggaatccacttaactaagccaaatcaaacatagaacaaAGTATGAACAGTGgtttaaccaaagaaacacaatcgtttgattaaactggatgagaaagcaactgatacaaacacagtctACACAAAGTGACCTTCAGGGTATACTCTCACCAATTGGTTGTAACTGAGCTAATCTGTGCCTTTATATAGCAGCTGGGCCATTAGAGTTCGACGAAACACAGATTGGGCCGACGAAACGGAACTGGGCCCAACACTAAGCCCATCAGACGacgaaacacatctgtttcgtcgctgatcttgacgaaacagaaacaaACAGATCaaagtctgtttcgtcgacaagtgttcgacgaaacacttctgtttcgtcgaaggctgCAAATTGCAATCtgtttgctgcaaacagacagCAAACAGTAGGCACCTATAAGCATACACAAATGACAGAAATACCCTTAatatgcaacatgcattgttcaaGGACTATTACATAAACAACGAGACAAATAAgtcggacacaagcggataggaggatatccgacttggtcaactgcgaatacagactcgataaactataaaagaccgtacaaaatacatcgTAAAGTACAAGACTAGTGGCAGACacaaaaatgcatcaacaaactcccccttgtctgttatTGGTCTTCGGTCTTTATATATTCCTTCTTCAGTGTCGTTCAGACCATGAACTGCCCGAATGTATTCTCCTGTAGTAACAGAAGCAAGCGACGCGCTGAAATTTTAACACCTGACGTGCGTCCTTGTCTTCATAGAATGTGTCATGCCGGTACAACTAGTTAATGTCGGATGCAGACGTATTAACTATCCACATTGGATCCAACGTCCTGAAATTCTCTTGATCGCCATTGAAAACGATCACCGCCTCATGTGTGTCGGAATCATAACACCATAAACGCATTTCACCCAGAAAGTCTTGCCACATTGGCATCAAAGGAATCTTGTCTACCACTTTCGCCGGCTCGTAAATAAGCTTGTATCTGCCAGTGTTGGTTGCCGGATCAAGCGTAAACTCGATTTGTTGGTAGATGGAGAACTGAGGTTTGTAAGACTTGTCCTTCCACCCAGACTTCTTGTTCATTCTAATCAATCGCTCGAATAACGTCGCACCATCATATTTTGAGCGATTTATGAGATCTATCTTTGTCAAAGCGGCCACATCATAAAATGGCAAAGATAGAATGCTCAGTAAAGATCGAAAGTACTGGATCCCAAACTCCCGCTTAATTGCAACACAATGTATCTCCTTCACAAACATCCAACACAGGATTCTCCCGCTAGGCTTCACTTTCTCAAACCGTAAGTAGTCAACTTGAGCAGCCTCAGGCACGGGTTTGGAAGCTTTTGACAAGAACCGTTGATGCCACGCGGAGAATGCATCGGTGGCATTTTCTGATGAATCGCGGTTCTTCAGATGCTCCTCAATGTCTTCTACATTGTCTTTTAACCAGTCTTCATCAAACGGGGCAAACTCGGTTCCATCTTGTCTAACATACGAAGACTTCTTCACATTTCCCTTGAAGACAATTTCTTCGATGTTTTCAGCATTTGAAGATTCTGGCTCACTAGGCATCTTTTCAATCTCATCATCATCTACATCTCTCATCGCATTTAGAGTAATCAGTTGCTGCTGTGAGAGATCTTCAACAATTTCTCCTTCCTCAAGCAATTCACCGGAGAAGGGATGAATAACCTGCAATGCGAGATCAGCACTGCTAGGAATATAAGATGTACCTTCAGTTTGCTGTACTTCTTCAGCTGCTCCAGAAGAAGTTCCTTGTGTAGATTCAACTGTTTGTGGCTGAGCAACAATAATTGCGGAGGATGTAGCTGCTGTTGGTTGTTGTGATGTAGCAGAGGGATCAGGATTCCCTTGATCCTCGGGATCATCATCCCTTTTCTTCAGTATTTCTTGCTGCTTACATCTATCCTCCCACAGTGTAGCAACCCGAGATCATAGAAACTCGTAGCCAGCGTTTAACGTTTTAGCCCCTTCAAGTATTGTGGTATTTCGCGAGTCGTACAACTCTTTCATGACATCACATCTACTTCTCAGATCTTCCGCCAGCTTTTGAAGTACAGAGCTACTTCTTTGCCTTTCTTCGTCTGCAGCTCTTAAACGGACGTTTTCAGCCTTAAGTTGATCGATCTCAGCTTGTTGGCGTTGTATTACAGCTTGTTGTTCGCCAACAGTGGACTTCAACCTATCAATGTCCACCTGATGAGTGATCTGATCGTTTTTCGTGATCCTGATGAAGTCCGTCTGTCTTTGAATACGATCCGCCGCTGCTTCAAGATGAGAGAATAAAAAGTTATTCTTCTCCTCTTGAGTCATTTCCAAGAAGATCCTCTGACGTTCACCACTCGACTGAGAAGTTGTTGCTCTAATTGTTTCAGCCATGGATCTTTGAGGAATAGCCTGAGGAGATACAGTTTGAGTTTCAGGAGCTGAAGTTACTACCGGTGGTTCTTAAATTGGTGCTGGTGGAACAGATTCCCGGGTAGAGGTACTCAAATATCTTCGagctttcttctttttctgaTGTTCTGCTGATTTTTCTGCTTTTCTTTTCCTTAGACGTTCCGCTTCCGAATCAGAAGGAACGTATTCTGGATCATCTTCTTGTCGAATCCTCCTCAATCTCTTTACACCGTGTTCGTCGAGATACATCTCGTATCCAGGTTCAATCAGatgatcatcatcagaatcagaaTCAACCTCATCATCACCACCGGCTGATGTATCACCCGCTGACACTCCACCTGCTGATGTACCACCCGCTGATGTACCACCAGTAGTTCcaacactagatgcaccaacggCACCTGTatcgccaccatcaccaccttcatcatcactatcactccCCGAACTACCCGAATCAATCGGATCTGGACCAAACTTTTCACTCATTCTCCTTTTCAACTCCGGCTCTTGATCATCTGATTCACTATCATTGTGACGCCATTTGTTTTCTTCAGGAGCAACGTAGGCAGTGTTCCCTAGCGCACCGAAAAACTTTCTTGGAGGAACACTTTCTTTATATCTTTTGTACGCAAGATTCTTGATAATCCTTAAGGAGTTGAAGTTCATCGCCTCGATCTTCAGAACATCGTTGTCGGCTTTAGGAACACCCGGATGTTGAATATTCATAACCATTTGAAGAAACCGTGGATACATCCAGAACTTGTTCCCGGTTATCCTACTCCCAGTTCTCGTAATGTTTTCTTTCATGTTGCCGAAAATGTACCTTGAAATGCTAAACGGTTTGTTCAGCACCAAAGCCACCATAAAACCAACTAGATCGTTGCCAGCCATGTCATAACCGGCACGTCTATTGCTAAGGCACTGGATGAGAACGTGTAGCAAGAACTTGTAACATAACGGCAGATCACCCTTGTTGATTTGAGTGCTGAAAATGTCTCCGGTACACTTCATCCGTAATATACAACCTCGTGTACACATAATTGGCATAGAATCTGGAGCGTCCGGATGGTCTTGTAGTTGTAGCACTTCGTTCAGAATATCCGGAGATACGATCACATCCAAATTGTTCACACGTCCTCTGATAACGTCCTTTCCATCCACTTGCACAACGCTTGCGGAATCCCAGAACGCCTTGATAAGTGACTTGTAAACCGGCGTCGAGAACGTGACAGGATAATTTATCCGCGACTCCCTGATCCACTTCGTGATATCTTTCAATTCAGCAAGTTTTTCTTCCGGATCCAAATAGGCGATTTGATTATGACGCTTTTCAGACATAATCTCCTCTTCCGTTTTGTTCTCCTTCTTTGTCGCGGGTTTCCGTTTGCCTTCTTTCGGTGCCATCTGAAATTGGAAATGTCCACAATAAGCAACAATTACATCACATATGCATTCAGACATGTATGGATACAAGTACATGTATCCAACTGACAGGTAACTTATCAAACCATGTCTACTGTGAACAAATAACACACTGTGAAATTTCCTAAGGCATGGACGACGAAACAGAAtcactcgacgaaacagaagtaggttcgacgaaacagaatttgCTAGTTGACCAGATCTGTTTTGTTGACCATTGCATTTCGTCGATCAAGTCTTCCGCGAAACGGACTCACTCTGTTTCGTTGACTAGTTACACGACGAAACGGATTTGTTTCGTTGACTTATCTGTTTCGCCGACTGTCTGGTTCGCCGGagttagggtttttgaaattGGGTGTTTCGCCGTATGAGGTTTATACCATGAACAGATCATCACAACTTACAGACTGCTACTTGTTTAACCCAACCCAAGTAGGAAACATGCCCAAAATCCAATGGGGATGAGATTTTCGGTCAAAAATCCGTTTAGGACGGTAAACCCACCACAAACATCAATCCCCTGTTTTTGTTACATAAACTTAAACCCGAATCAAAGGCAAACAAACATACAAAAACCCTAAATCTATCTGATTTCATACGATTCCATACTAAAAACAAGCTTCAAACATGAAAACATTAAGAAACAGGGGTTTCGGATGTTTCAAACAAAAACACACGGTTGATAATGATCGAAGCATGAACATGATAATTTTTGTACCTTTGAATTTTGCAAGATTTCGAGATAAAATGGATGATTTGAGTGATTTAGTGGGTGACCGAAGGTATGGCGTTTGGGTGTGTTTGGAGAAGATGAACAGTTGTTGATTGAAAAAAGTAACCACCTTCTGACCACTGGGACCCTTTATACACCGACTCACCTTCGGCGAAACAgccatctcgacgaaacagagtaatgggcttcgacgaaacagaaatcTGGGCTGGACTTGGGCCTGTAACATTAGCCCATGACGAAACAGAAATTGGGCTATTCCGTTTCGTCATCACCTCGACGAAACGGCCTGTTTCATCGAAAACCAAACTGGTTTGACCAAACGTTGAcactttgactttgaccaatcTTTGTTTCGTCGATAAGGATCTGTTTCGTCGACCATGCTTTGATTCGTCGATAGCATTTTCAAAAGTACCAAGGCATGACAATTTTGTACACTGAACAGGTTTTGAACAATTTACCATTTTGCCATTTTGTTTgagttttcaaatgcaagaacgTTTTATAAAGTAGGTTTCAGGCTTCCGGCATAAACACCAAGCAACAACTTTGGCTTAAACAAAAAAGAACTTACACACTACAGTAAAAACAATTTTAAAGCGCGAAAAACTAAACGAAATGCAATTGAAAGAGATAAAGAACTGTACAAGTGCAactttttgcgagtttcaaggataaggaatcataccagcttacggtcttagTCAACATGATTTTGATTTCTGTTCAAGGTTCTTGATAAGTATACTAcctcgattatcggtattgttgtccacataaactcaaGCTTATCAAAGGTAATCACAATTAGGAGATACGATTTATGGTAAGGATTATACTTACAAGTCGATGTgaatccactcacgacacattcccatatcaaggtatgcacgaggattcatcttaccggtgagtataccgattatcatctgtttgaccgtataaagatgtgagatactcacttattttgttttgaaaacaagccctatgtgatagaatcacttattgatgaggaacttgattttcgatgcatgagggcacaggagcaagtccgtgaacaggttagtactttcgtacagcagagagacgaacttgactcccggaaaaatgtgatattttatcacttatttgtttggacatgtgattgtttatcacttattgaggtcgaatgcaatatgtacacgtatgtatggtatcatggaagatctagacttgcgtccccgttatttttcggtaaaagatacaaccatgatacccagatgataagcagcataaagaccgaatatctcagaacctcggcaatctatcaaacgaaatttcggtaccaagaccatatgccaatgaatggttcccacctgacttgaagtctgttaggtttgtatcatcctgcacattttagtttgattgtgagcctaccgatacatcgttagtagagatacttatcatttgtttaacatttttgaccatgttgaccgaccacaccagtgaatatcatcatcttcctttttccaagaaactcatttttgggttttctaatttttttgaatttttgaatttttcagatttttttttaatttttgaattttttaaacgAAAAGACAGAACATAAagacatctttttggatttttgaatttttcaaatgtttttgtattttcttgaaattttctccccctaaaatgctaaaaggttacgaaagtgaaaatctttttgtatttttagaattttgaaagaaaatatttacaaaaacgattagccaaagaagtttactcgggtatcaccttaatgacattgaccaaaagtagataatcaaaccgtgatttatcaaaagcttttgtaaacaggtcggcacgttggtgatcggttgGGATATGAACGACATCGATTAATCTTttatcaaaacaatcacgtatgaagtgatatttaatttcgatgtgtttggtcttggaatgctgcacaggatttctagtgatctgtaaggcagcattgttatcaacaaaaataggagtagataggaattcaaaaccgtagtcgcgcatttgttgttgtatccacaagacttgggagcaacaactggaggcagcaatgtattctgcttcacaagttgatgtagcaacacacgtttgcttcttgcactaccacgtaactaggcgatttcctaagaattgacatcctgctgttgttgatttgccatcaattttgcaaccaccgaaatcagaatcactgtatgcagtcaagtcaaagctatcatccctagggtaccaaagaccggtgtctgggcatcccttcaaatagcgaaaaatccttttaacagctgacagatgagaggccttcgggttggcttgatatcttgcaagcaggcacgttggatacatgatgtcaggcctcgaagcagtgagatacataagagatccgatcatggcgcgatagtatgaagagttgatgctttcacccttcaaatccggagtaatcccatgattctgcggaagtggggtaccaatgggcgttgcttctgacatctggaaccggctcaagatgtcaccaacatatttagtctgatggatgaatatcccagactcggtttgttgaacttgtaggcccaaaaagaaagtcatctcccccatagcgctcatctcgaacttttcctgcataatacgttcgaattgcctgcacaaagaatcattagtagaaccaagtatgatatcatcaacgtatacctgtaccaacagaagatctccatcttgttccttgataaGAGAgtgcaatcgataagacctcgtcgaaatccattctccagaagatagttggataaggttgcgtaccaagctctaggtgcttgatgtaaaccataaagagctttgttgagcaaccagaCCCGATCGGGGTGAATTGGATCTTCAAagcctggaggctgttcgacgtacacctcttcttgaactatcccatgaagaaaagcacttttgacatccatctggttcactttgaatcctttaaaagaagcataagcaagaaagatccgaatagcttccagacgtgcaactggtgcataaacttcattgtagtcaatccccTCAATCTGGCGAAAACCTTGAACCACCAGTCTCACCTTGTTACGAATAACTACTCCACGATCgtcctttttgcatttaaaaacccagcgagtgccaattttcttgtaattcTCCGGCCttccaacaagcttccaaacaccaagcttttgaaattgctgcagttcgtcctgcatggcttcaacccaagcattatcttttaaggcttctttccaagattttggttcttcttgtgaaacgtaacacgcgaaggaccaatcattttgaagaccagattctctgaTGGCTGA is from Helianthus annuus cultivar XRQ/B chromosome 9, HanXRQr2.0-SUNRISE, whole genome shotgun sequence and encodes:
- the LOC110877124 gene encoding toll/interleukin-1 receptor-like protein, giving the protein MASTSTSSIQKSFKYDVFLSFMGEDTLTTYVDPLYHALLEKGITTYKADEKIEKEGRIHDQLIRSIQDSRFHIVVFSKNYASSSCCLDELVEIIKCQKTAEQTAYPVFFDVEPTEVGNQSGLVGEAFSKLVAKHEKGSGMFSFFKLFTRKRKRTSEDVDLEKEDNVGRWRNALKEAASLAGMELKNTFNGHEAKFVQQIVEEASLNLKFFNLSVDGKLVGMETQVIGVQGMGGESFVEDVREISKGSVRKRFKYDVFLSFRGEDTRKTFVDHLYHALDRRGITTYKDDEKIKGKGSMISS